The Polyangiaceae bacterium genome includes a region encoding these proteins:
- a CDS encoding protein kinase, with the protein MGEVYEGENVRINRRVAIKVLHAAAAQNSDAVARFEREAQAAGRIGSDHILEILDLGTLDGGEHFIAMEYLDGETLGARIERVGRMTPGQVYPLIRQALVGLKAAHGAGIIHRDLKPDNLYILREKAGTPDFVKIIDFGISKFHALGSDMSMTRTGAVMGTPYYMSPEQARGSRDIDVRSDVYAMGVIMYEALSGAKPFDAETFNELLFKIVLSTPPPLAEIVPGIDVAFESIVYKAMARDVAHRFQSAEDMIQGLDAWAQGGKPVTIPPEIGHGPSPDVEIPRAAPLPAAGMPAHGATANGAVWSSSSDQVVTPMKKSNAPLFAAIGAVGFVLVAGGAFAAYKVATRGAPEAASAASAIPEVAAAAPEPTASAEPAEPAETAEPAPSPSASAEPAQPEAVAAKPTAQKPVIGTKPVVKPVEKPTTTTKPAEKPATKPKPGGDDFGY; encoded by the coding sequence ATGGGCGAGGTCTACGAAGGGGAGAACGTCCGCATCAATCGCCGCGTGGCGATCAAGGTGCTCCACGCCGCCGCCGCGCAGAACTCGGACGCCGTGGCCCGCTTCGAGCGCGAGGCTCAGGCCGCCGGCCGCATCGGCAGCGACCACATCCTGGAGATCTTGGACCTCGGCACGCTGGACGGCGGCGAGCACTTCATCGCCATGGAGTACCTGGACGGCGAGACGCTCGGCGCCCGCATCGAGCGCGTAGGCCGCATGACCCCTGGCCAGGTGTACCCGCTGATCCGCCAGGCCCTGGTCGGGCTCAAGGCCGCGCATGGCGCCGGCATCATCCACCGCGATCTGAAGCCCGACAACCTGTACATCCTGCGGGAGAAGGCCGGCACGCCGGACTTCGTCAAGATCATCGACTTCGGCATCTCGAAGTTTCACGCCCTGGGCAGCGACATGAGCATGACGCGCACGGGCGCCGTGATGGGCACGCCGTATTACATGTCGCCGGAGCAAGCCCGCGGCAGCCGCGACATCGACGTGCGCAGCGACGTGTACGCGATGGGCGTGATCATGTACGAGGCGCTCTCGGGCGCGAAGCCCTTCGACGCGGAGACGTTCAACGAGCTCTTGTTCAAGATCGTGCTCTCGACCCCGCCGCCGCTCGCGGAGATCGTGCCGGGCATCGATGTCGCCTTCGAGAGCATCGTCTACAAGGCCATGGCGCGGGACGTCGCGCACCGCTTCCAGTCGGCGGAGGACATGATCCAGGGCCTCGACGCCTGGGCGCAGGGCGGCAAGCCGGTGACCATCCCGCCGGAGATCGGCCACGGGCCATCCCCGGACGTCGAGATCCCGCGTGCAGCTCCGCTCCCGGCGGCGGGCATGCCGGCCCACGGCGCGACGGCCAACGGCGCGGTCTGGTCGAGTTCGAGCGACCAAGTCGTCACGCCGATGAAGAAGAGCAACGCGCCACTCTTCGCCGCGATCGGTGCCGTGGGCTTCGTGCTGGTCGCCGGTGGCGCGTTCGCCGCCTACAAGGTCGCCACCCGTGGGGCGCCGGAGGCCGCGTCGGCAGCGTCGGCGATCCCCGAGGTCGCCGCCGCCGCCCCCGAGCCGACCGCGAGCGCGGAGCCGGCCGAGCCCGCGGAGACCGCCGAGCCCGCGCCGTCCCCGTCCGCCTCCGCAGAGCCGGCGCAGCCGGAGGCCGTCGCGGCCAAGCCCACGGCGCAAAAGCCGGTCATCGGGACCAAGCCCGTGGTCAAGCCCGTGGAGAAGCCCACGACCACGACCAAGCCCGCGGAGAAGCCGGCGACCAAGCCCAAGCCCGGCGGCGACGACTTCGGGTACTAG